From a region of the Microterricola gilva genome:
- a CDS encoding alpha/beta hydrolase: MLADVTFMVSASVALTGVAESFVAHEIFAGERYAASGLELGPPSTNAIGPDAVTRDADSITTMVLDEASMQRVGGISLLRGLSALSPREIVNYVQQNVVQLDAVRDARIAPAEISAWWAAVPSAARKAMAESVPQVLGSLDGVPAAVRGPANEDALERAVEGNRERAASGIGKGERRKLGQQQRMLEAVASALTSKPGEPERTLLEFDERGSGRAVIVIGDLDNADYVSYLVPGMYFSVQQQILDWTDTAATLAVTQQQWLQDVPEGLSPPRVATIAWLGYQTPDLLNVGGLELAQSGADALEQSWQGIRATRGDHQPYLAVLAHSYGSTAAMIALQRHNEQIDALALIGSPGSASQTARDLGVADDQVYVGEASWDPIVDTAFYGSDPGSESFGARRIGVGGGVDPLTKKTLGGSVGHNAYFAAGSESLRNLALIGIGRGTWVTDADGAAAGTSLAQAR; the protein is encoded by the coding sequence ATGCTCGCCGACGTCACGTTCATGGTCTCGGCCAGTGTCGCCCTCACGGGCGTGGCCGAGAGTTTTGTGGCGCACGAGATCTTTGCGGGCGAACGCTACGCCGCCTCCGGTCTGGAGCTCGGCCCCCCATCCACAAACGCCATCGGGCCGGACGCGGTGACCCGTGACGCCGACTCCATCACAACGATGGTGCTCGATGAGGCGAGCATGCAACGCGTCGGTGGGATCTCGCTGTTGCGCGGCCTCTCGGCCCTGAGCCCGCGCGAAATCGTCAACTATGTGCAGCAGAACGTCGTCCAGCTGGACGCCGTGCGCGACGCGCGCATCGCACCGGCCGAGATCAGCGCGTGGTGGGCGGCGGTGCCGTCCGCCGCACGGAAGGCCATGGCCGAGAGCGTCCCGCAGGTGCTCGGTTCCCTCGACGGCGTTCCAGCCGCGGTGCGCGGGCCGGCGAATGAGGATGCCCTGGAGCGGGCCGTTGAGGGCAACCGCGAGCGGGCGGCATCCGGCATCGGGAAGGGCGAACGTCGCAAGCTCGGCCAGCAGCAGCGGATGCTCGAGGCGGTCGCGTCTGCACTCACGAGCAAGCCGGGGGAGCCGGAGCGCACGCTGCTGGAGTTCGACGAGCGCGGCTCGGGGCGGGCCGTCATCGTGATCGGCGACCTCGACAATGCCGACTACGTGAGCTACCTCGTGCCCGGCATGTACTTCTCGGTGCAGCAGCAGATCCTGGACTGGACGGATACGGCTGCGACGCTGGCGGTCACGCAGCAGCAGTGGCTGCAGGACGTGCCAGAGGGCTTGTCGCCTCCGCGCGTCGCGACGATCGCGTGGCTGGGCTACCAGACACCCGATCTGCTCAACGTCGGCGGCCTCGAACTCGCCCAGAGCGGCGCGGACGCGCTCGAACAGTCGTGGCAGGGGATCCGCGCGACGCGCGGTGACCATCAGCCGTATCTGGCCGTGCTCGCCCACTCCTACGGCTCGACGGCCGCGATGATTGCGTTGCAACGTCACAACGAACAGATCGACGCGCTTGCGCTGATCGGCTCGCCGGGAAGCGCCAGCCAGACCGCGCGCGATCTCGGCGTCGCCGATGACCAGGTCTACGTCGGCGAGGCCAGCTGGGACCCGATCGTCGACACCGCCTTCTACGGCAGCGACCCCGGCTCGGAGTCCTTCGGCGCGAGGCGGATCGGCGTCGGCGGTGGCGTCGACCCGCTCACGAAGAAGACACTGGGCGGTTCCGTCGGTCACAATGCCTACTTCGCCGCAGGCAGCGAGTCGCTGCGCAACCTCGCGCTGATCGGGATCGGGCGGGGAACCTGGGTCACGGATGCCGACGGCGCCGCCGCGGGGACGAGCCTCGCCCAGGCGCGCTAA
- the ligA gene encoding NAD-dependent DNA ligase LigA, which translates to MSTTSDDFEAARSESEALRDRIERNRISYHSEGVSLVSDAEYDDDMHRLEALEREFPELAGQDSPTQQVGAALVASGFPPHEHAERMLSLDNVFSLDEFTEWAEKTAAAAARPVRWLSELKIDGLAISLAYRDGVLETATTRGDGRTGEDITDNVDWVPVIPRRLIGDDFPPFFEVRGEVFIRTEDFEAMNARQRELQAAYVEEQRARLKPEEDIPTRFAEFANARNAAAGSLRQRRAEKSDVQLELMRERLGRLSLYLHGIGAWPEPPVRNQSEVYELLAGWGLPTSPHYRVFDTTAEVSGFIEEMGSHRHDLEHEIDGIVVKVDELELHAELGATNRAPRWAIAYKYPPEEVHTKLIDIVVGVGRTGRATPYAVMEPVKVAGSTVRQATLHNQDVVKAKGVLIGDTVVLRKAGDVIPEILGAVIELRDGSETEWHMPADCPECGTPLRAMKEGDIDLRCPNARTCPAQVRGRVEHIGSRGGLDIEVLGEVTAAALTQPSVPATPPLPTEAGLFALTVDELLPIEVIVKDSETGLPKLDDDGNAKVRTPFRRNASAAEKKAGTVGPQPSTSALKLIAEIDKAKTKPLWRILVSLNIRHVGPVAARALADHFGSLDAIRGCSAEELAEVEGVGGIIAESVLEWFEHDWHLDIVEQWRAAGVQFSTPGHPGPGAAAAAGGVLAGLTVVATGSLDGFTREGAQEAIIAAGGKSASSVSKNTDFVAAGPGAGSKLAKAEALGIRVLDADGFRLLLEGGPAALDA; encoded by the coding sequence GTGAGTACGACGAGCGATGATTTCGAGGCTGCCCGTTCCGAGTCCGAGGCGCTGCGCGACCGCATCGAGCGCAATCGGATCTCCTACCACTCAGAGGGCGTCAGCCTCGTCAGCGACGCCGAGTACGACGACGACATGCACAGGCTCGAGGCGCTCGAGCGCGAGTTTCCCGAGCTTGCCGGCCAGGACAGCCCCACCCAGCAGGTCGGCGCAGCACTCGTCGCATCCGGATTCCCTCCGCACGAGCATGCCGAACGCATGCTCAGCCTCGACAACGTCTTCAGCCTCGACGAGTTCACCGAGTGGGCGGAGAAGACCGCTGCGGCCGCTGCCCGCCCGGTGCGCTGGCTGAGCGAACTGAAGATCGACGGCCTCGCCATCAGCCTCGCCTACCGCGACGGCGTGCTCGAGACGGCGACAACCAGGGGCGACGGCCGAACGGGTGAGGACATCACCGACAACGTCGACTGGGTCCCGGTGATCCCAAGGCGCCTCATCGGCGATGACTTCCCGCCCTTCTTCGAGGTGCGCGGCGAGGTGTTCATCCGCACGGAGGACTTCGAGGCGATGAACGCGCGCCAGCGCGAACTGCAGGCGGCATACGTCGAGGAGCAGCGCGCCCGCTTGAAGCCGGAGGAGGACATCCCCACCCGCTTCGCCGAGTTCGCGAACGCGCGCAACGCGGCGGCCGGCAGCCTGCGGCAGCGGCGCGCAGAGAAGAGCGATGTTCAGCTTGAGCTCATGCGTGAACGCCTCGGCCGGCTCTCGCTCTACCTGCACGGCATCGGAGCATGGCCGGAGCCGCCCGTGCGGAATCAGTCAGAGGTCTACGAGCTGCTCGCTGGCTGGGGTCTGCCGACCTCCCCGCACTACCGCGTCTTCGACACGACCGCGGAGGTGTCCGGCTTCATCGAGGAGATGGGCTCGCACCGGCACGATCTCGAGCACGAGATCGATGGCATCGTCGTCAAGGTCGACGAGCTCGAGCTGCACGCGGAGCTCGGAGCCACCAACCGCGCACCGCGGTGGGCGATCGCGTACAAGTACCCGCCGGAAGAGGTGCACACGAAGCTCATCGACATCGTCGTCGGCGTCGGCCGCACCGGTCGGGCAACGCCGTACGCGGTGATGGAACCGGTGAAGGTCGCCGGATCGACAGTGCGCCAGGCCACGCTGCACAATCAGGACGTCGTGAAGGCGAAGGGCGTCCTCATCGGCGACACCGTCGTGCTGCGGAAGGCGGGCGACGTGATCCCCGAGATCCTCGGCGCCGTCATCGAGCTGCGCGATGGCAGCGAGACCGAATGGCACATGCCCGCCGACTGCCCGGAGTGCGGAACACCGCTGCGCGCGATGAAGGAGGGCGACATCGATCTGCGTTGCCCGAACGCGCGGACCTGTCCTGCGCAGGTGCGCGGCCGGGTCGAGCACATCGGCTCCCGCGGCGGGCTCGACATCGAGGTGCTCGGTGAGGTGACGGCCGCCGCTCTCACCCAGCCAAGCGTTCCGGCCACACCGCCGCTGCCGACGGAGGCCGGCCTGTTCGCACTCACCGTCGACGAACTCCTGCCGATCGAGGTCATCGTCAAAGACTCGGAGACGGGTCTGCCCAAGCTCGATGACGACGGAAACGCCAAGGTGCGTACCCCGTTCCGTCGCAACGCCAGTGCGGCGGAGAAGAAGGCGGGCACCGTCGGCCCGCAACCATCCACGAGCGCGCTGAAGTTGATCGCCGAGATCGACAAGGCCAAGACCAAGCCGCTCTGGCGCATTCTCGTCTCCCTCAACATCCGCCATGTCGGCCCGGTCGCCGCCCGCGCCCTGGCCGACCACTTCGGCTCCCTCGATGCGATCCGCGGATGCAGCGCGGAGGAGCTCGCAGAGGTCGAGGGCGTCGGAGGCATCATCGCCGAATCGGTTCTGGAGTGGTTCGAACACGACTGGCACCTCGACATCGTTGAGCAGTGGCGCGCGGCCGGCGTGCAGTTCAGCACCCCAGGCCACCCTGGGCCGGGCGCCGCGGCAGCGGCCGGAGGCGTGCTGGCCGGGCTGACGGTCGTCGCGACGGGCAGCCTCGACGGTTTCACGCGGGAGGGCGCGCAGGAGGCGATCATCGCCGCGGGCGGAAAATCGGCCTCGAGCGTCTCCAAGAACACCGACTTCGTGGCGGCGGGTCCAGGCGCAGGATCCAAGCTGGCCAAGGCCGAGGCACTCGGCATCCGCGTTCTCGACGCCGACGGTTTCCGCCTGCTTCTCGAGGGTGGACCCGCCGCGCTCGACGCGTAG
- the mnmA gene encoding tRNA 2-thiouridine(34) synthase MnmA, which produces MKVLAAMSGGVDSAVAAARAVEAGHEVVGVHLALSRMPGTLRTGARGCCTIEDSMDAQRAANMIGIPYYVWDFSERFKADVVDDFVAEYSAGRTPNPCMRCNERIKFAALLEKAIALGFDAVCTGHYASIVLDENGNKELHRASAWAKDQSYVLGVLTAEQLEHAYFPLGDTPSKAEVRAEAAERGFSVASKPDSHDICFIPDGDTRGWLADRVGAETGDILDRNGDVIGSHEGAHAFTVGQRRGLRLGMPADDGKPRFVLEVRPKDNTVVVGPKEALAIAEIAGSRFTWAGQPQANPEVPFDVEVQIRAHADPVPAVAVLRDGELVITPETPLDGVAPGQTAVIYVGTRVLGQTTIDRTVSAVPVSA; this is translated from the coding sequence ATGAAGGTTCTGGCGGCAATGAGCGGTGGCGTTGACTCGGCGGTGGCTGCGGCCCGTGCCGTCGAGGCAGGGCATGAGGTCGTCGGCGTGCACCTCGCGCTCAGCCGCATGCCCGGAACACTGCGCACCGGCGCCCGCGGCTGCTGCACGATCGAAGACTCGATGGACGCCCAGCGCGCCGCGAACATGATCGGCATCCCGTACTACGTGTGGGACTTTTCCGAGCGTTTCAAGGCCGATGTCGTCGACGACTTCGTCGCAGAGTACTCGGCCGGCCGCACCCCGAACCCCTGCATGCGCTGCAACGAGCGGATCAAGTTCGCCGCGCTGCTCGAGAAGGCGATCGCACTCGGCTTCGACGCGGTGTGCACCGGCCACTACGCCAGCATCGTGCTCGATGAGAACGGCAACAAGGAACTGCACCGGGCGAGCGCCTGGGCGAAGGACCAGTCCTACGTGCTCGGTGTGCTCACCGCCGAGCAGCTCGAACACGCCTACTTCCCGCTCGGCGACACCCCCTCCAAGGCGGAGGTGCGTGCAGAGGCGGCCGAGCGCGGCTTCAGCGTCGCATCCAAGCCGGACAGCCACGACATCTGCTTCATCCCCGACGGCGACACCCGCGGCTGGCTCGCCGATCGCGTCGGTGCCGAGACCGGCGACATCCTCGACCGCAACGGCGACGTCATCGGCAGCCACGAGGGTGCTCACGCCTTCACCGTCGGCCAGCGCCGTGGCCTCCGCCTCGGCATGCCCGCGGATGACGGCAAGCCCCGTTTCGTGCTCGAGGTGCGTCCGAAGGACAACACCGTCGTCGTCGGCCCCAAGGAGGCACTGGCGATCGCCGAGATCGCCGGCAGCCGTTTCACCTGGGCCGGCCAGCCGCAGGCGAACCCCGAGGTTCCGTTCGACGTCGAGGTGCAGATCCGTGCGCACGCCGACCCCGTTCCTGCCGTTGCCGTGCTGCGGGACGGCGAGCTCGTGATCACGCCGGAGACGCCCCTCGACGGTGTCGCCCCCGGCCAGACCGCCGTGATCTACGTCGGCACCCGCGTGCTCGGCCAGACCACGATCGACCGCACGGTCAGCGCCGTCCCCGTCAGCGCCTAG
- the gatC gene encoding Asp-tRNA(Asn)/Glu-tRNA(Gln) amidotransferase subunit GatC: MSGISAEQVAHLAQLARIDLSPEEILSLTTELDQIVDSVAKVTAVATPDVPATSHPIPLQNVFRPDVVGETLTLEQALQNAPAHDGSRFKVSAILGEEQ, encoded by the coding sequence ATGTCCGGAATCAGCGCAGAGCAGGTTGCACACCTCGCTCAGCTCGCCCGCATCGACCTGAGCCCAGAAGAGATTCTGAGCCTCACCACCGAACTCGACCAGATCGTCGACTCGGTCGCCAAGGTGACCGCCGTCGCAACGCCCGACGTCCCGGCGACCAGCCACCCGATCCCGCTGCAGAACGTGTTCCGCCCCGATGTGGTCGGTGAGACCCTCACGCTGGAGCAGGCGCTGCAGAACGCGCCGGCCCACGACGGCTCGCGGTTCAAGGTTTCGGCAATCCTGGGAGAAGAGCAGTGA
- the glgX gene encoding glycogen debranching protein GlgX produces MTPPRIAAGLGLRATSSGGELRVYSASATSMEIVLFDEADPNWIVKTIPMTRDANNVWHGRSRSLSPGRRYAIRADGPGGPQNAFNPERLLIDPYARGLVRVGDSRWRSVIVDDNFNWNGTTKPNTPLDATVIYEMHVRGFSKLNPAVPAELRGTYAGLAHEASIAALKDLGVTAVELLPVHALVSEQRLKKQGLRNYWGYNTLNFFSPHSAYATAAAQAEGPDAVLREFKGMVKLLHEAGLEVILDVVYNHTSEEGPFGPTVSLRGLDNANYYRQDAHGAYIDVTGCGNTVNFGNEAPVQLVLDSLRYWANEVQVDGFRFDLAATLGRDADVHFDPRHPLLDGILNDPGLQGVKMIAEPWDVGMGGWQTGNFAPGWTEWNDRYRDRMRDFWLTDIARERTTGSAGSGIGRFATRLAGSSNTFSAERGPLASLNFITAHDGFTLADLTAYDRKHNQGNGESNRDGTDNNNSFNHGVEGPSSEPAIIAARRKAMRNLLGTLLFSAGVPMLTAGDEYGRSQRGNNNAYCHDSELTWLSWQREPWQDQLSAVTRRLIALRRENPALRPIRFARLGETTAGASEMDWFDAAGDPMSEDDWNSPEARTLQYLAASTPEREEFNRILLIVHATESATTVTLPAHEGVVGYEVLWDSADDDLGGAASPEILSPGTVVDIAGTSMRLLRAH; encoded by the coding sequence ATGACACCGCCGAGAATCGCAGCCGGTCTCGGTCTTCGCGCCACGAGCAGCGGCGGCGAGCTGCGGGTGTACTCGGCCAGCGCGACATCCATGGAGATCGTGCTCTTCGACGAGGCCGACCCGAACTGGATCGTCAAGACCATCCCCATGACGCGGGACGCCAACAATGTGTGGCACGGCCGCAGCCGCAGCCTCTCCCCCGGGCGCCGCTACGCCATCCGCGCCGATGGTCCGGGCGGGCCGCAGAACGCCTTCAACCCGGAGCGCCTGCTGATCGACCCCTATGCGCGAGGACTCGTGCGCGTCGGCGACAGCCGGTGGCGCAGCGTGATCGTCGACGACAACTTCAACTGGAACGGCACGACGAAGCCGAACACCCCACTCGACGCCACCGTGATCTACGAGATGCACGTGCGCGGCTTCAGCAAGCTCAACCCCGCCGTGCCGGCCGAGCTGCGCGGAACGTACGCCGGACTGGCCCACGAGGCATCGATCGCGGCGCTGAAAGACCTCGGCGTGACCGCCGTCGAGCTGCTCCCCGTGCACGCCCTGGTCAGCGAGCAGAGGCTGAAGAAGCAGGGGCTGCGCAACTATTGGGGCTACAACACGCTCAACTTCTTCTCTCCGCACTCCGCCTACGCCACCGCGGCCGCGCAGGCAGAGGGGCCGGATGCCGTGCTGCGCGAGTTCAAGGGGATGGTGAAGCTCTTGCACGAGGCCGGCCTCGAGGTGATCCTCGACGTCGTCTACAACCACACATCCGAGGAGGGGCCGTTCGGTCCGACCGTGAGCCTGCGCGGCCTCGACAACGCGAACTACTACCGCCAGGACGCCCACGGCGCGTACATCGACGTCACCGGATGCGGCAACACGGTGAACTTCGGCAACGAGGCCCCCGTGCAGCTGGTGCTCGACTCGCTCAGGTACTGGGCCAACGAGGTGCAGGTCGACGGCTTCCGCTTCGACCTGGCCGCGACCCTCGGACGCGACGCCGATGTGCACTTCGACCCGCGTCATCCGCTGCTGGACGGCATCCTGAACGACCCGGGCCTCCAGGGGGTCAAGATGATCGCCGAGCCGTGGGATGTCGGCATGGGCGGCTGGCAGACCGGCAACTTCGCGCCGGGTTGGACGGAGTGGAACGACCGCTACCGCGACCGCATGCGCGACTTCTGGCTCACCGACATCGCCAGAGAGCGCACGACCGGGTCGGCCGGCAGCGGCATCGGCCGCTTCGCCACCCGCCTGGCCGGCTCCTCGAACACCTTCTCGGCCGAGCGCGGGCCGCTGGCCTCGCTGAATTTCATCACGGCCCACGACGGATTCACTCTGGCCGACCTGACCGCGTACGACCGCAAGCACAACCAGGGCAACGGCGAGAGCAACCGCGACGGCACCGACAACAACAACTCCTTCAACCACGGCGTCGAGGGTCCGAGCAGCGAACCGGCGATCATCGCCGCCAGACGGAAGGCCATGCGCAACCTGCTCGGCACCCTGCTGTTCTCCGCCGGCGTGCCGATGCTCACGGCCGGCGACGAGTACGGCCGCAGCCAACGCGGCAACAACAACGCCTACTGCCACGACAGCGAGCTCACCTGGTTGAGCTGGCAGCGCGAACCGTGGCAGGACCAGCTCAGCGCCGTCACCCGCCGTCTGATCGCGCTCCGCCGCGAGAACCCGGCCCTGCGCCCCATCCGCTTCGCCCGCCTCGGGGAGACGACAGCCGGGGCCTCGGAGATGGACTGGTTCGACGCGGCGGGCGACCCCATGAGCGAAGACGACTGGAACTCTCCGGAGGCGCGCACGCTGCAGTACCTCGCCGCGAGCACGCCGGAGCGCGAGGAGTTCAACCGCATCCTCCTGATCGTTCACGCAACGGAGTCGGCGACGACGGTCACTCTGCCTGCCCACGAGGGGGTTGTCGGCTACGAGGTGCTCTGGGATTCCGCCGACGACGACCTCGGCGGCGCGGCATCCCCGGAGATCCTCAGCCCCGGCACCGTCGTAGACATCGCCGGCACCTCCATGCGCCTGCTGCGCGCGCACTGA
- a CDS encoding alkaline phosphatase family protein, with protein MSSTKPNHPANEEPDAQEPAGTTRRRFLQASGIAAAGVVVGGAAGGAIGASIGHALGASDERDELGALNPRSMPGFDHLIVVMGENRSFDNLLGYLYDKETLPKGQRFDGLAFGDYANTAPDGTVIPAHVYTGSTDEIMGSPSPDPGEEYPHVNTQLFDRIDPAGNSELSVGEMTAPYNAPAAGAKAGMDGFVTDYDVNYRRLRKGKAPSSDELATIMGSFSPEMLPVLSTLAQNFAVYDNWYCAVPSQTFCNRSFFHASTSHGFVTNKEGGGYNKWIDAPAAPTIFNRLQEAGVNWRIYFDAMQLVSFTGVLHAPVLEKYWKTGHFATMEDFYADVKNGKLPAYAFVEPRMVYNHNDFHPPFGTLRESDVDGEEVIDSAISDVRAGEALIHQIYSAVRDSASPSGSNAMNTMLFITFDEHGGTYDHVAPPKATKPGDAGAGEMGFEFDRLGCRVPAIAISAYTRAGTVINDEMHHGSLSATLARVHGLKPLNERDATANTMFNAVNLTTPRQPVSWPHTTPQYIPPNPQAEAPHPANASKDKPLSPPGRGLLGLLLAKYAPPGTPVPETYGEAYERLEEHGSGLFGA; from the coding sequence ATGAGCAGCACGAAGCCGAATCACCCTGCCAACGAGGAGCCGGACGCCCAGGAACCGGCCGGCACGACGCGCAGGCGCTTCCTGCAGGCATCGGGCATCGCCGCGGCCGGAGTCGTCGTCGGCGGAGCGGCCGGCGGCGCGATCGGGGCGTCCATCGGGCACGCGCTCGGAGCGTCAGATGAGCGCGATGAGCTCGGCGCGCTCAACCCCCGCAGCATGCCGGGTTTCGACCACCTGATCGTGGTGATGGGGGAGAACCGCTCGTTCGACAACCTGCTCGGCTACCTCTACGACAAGGAGACGCTGCCGAAGGGGCAGCGCTTCGACGGCCTGGCCTTCGGCGACTATGCGAACACCGCCCCGGACGGAACCGTCATCCCCGCGCACGTCTACACCGGCAGCACAGACGAGATCATGGGCTCGCCGTCGCCGGACCCCGGCGAGGAATACCCGCACGTCAACACCCAGCTGTTCGACCGCATCGATCCGGCAGGCAACTCCGAGCTCTCGGTGGGCGAGATGACGGCGCCGTACAACGCGCCCGCGGCCGGCGCGAAGGCCGGAATGGATGGCTTCGTCACGGACTACGACGTCAACTACCGCCGGCTGCGCAAGGGCAAGGCGCCGTCATCCGATGAGCTTGCAACCATCATGGGATCGTTCAGCCCCGAGATGCTGCCCGTGCTGAGCACGCTGGCACAGAACTTCGCCGTCTACGACAACTGGTACTGCGCCGTGCCATCGCAGACGTTCTGCAACCGCTCCTTCTTCCACGCCTCCACCTCGCACGGCTTCGTCACGAACAAGGAGGGCGGCGGCTACAACAAGTGGATCGACGCCCCTGCGGCGCCGACGATCTTCAATCGGCTCCAGGAGGCCGGCGTCAACTGGCGGATCTACTTCGACGCCATGCAGCTCGTCTCCTTCACCGGGGTGCTGCACGCTCCGGTGCTCGAGAAGTACTGGAAGACCGGGCACTTCGCCACCATGGAGGACTTCTACGCCGACGTGAAGAACGGGAAGCTCCCCGCCTACGCCTTCGTCGAGCCGCGCATGGTCTACAACCACAACGACTTCCACCCGCCATTCGGCACACTGCGGGAGAGCGACGTCGACGGCGAGGAGGTGATCGACAGCGCCATCTCCGATGTGCGTGCAGGGGAGGCGCTCATCCACCAGATTTACTCGGCGGTACGAGACAGCGCCAGCCCGAGCGGGTCGAACGCGATGAACACGATGCTCTTCATCACCTTCGACGAGCATGGAGGAACATACGACCACGTGGCACCGCCCAAGGCCACCAAGCCCGGCGATGCCGGCGCGGGCGAGATGGGCTTCGAGTTCGACCGCCTGGGATGCCGGGTGCCCGCGATCGCGATCTCGGCATACACGCGGGCCGGCACCGTCATCAACGACGAGATGCACCACGGATCGCTGAGCGCGACGCTGGCTCGCGTGCACGGGCTAAAGCCGCTGAACGAGCGAGACGCAACGGCGAACACCATGTTCAACGCGGTGAACCTCACGACGCCGAGGCAGCCGGTGAGCTGGCCGCACACGACGCCGCAGTACATCCCGCCGAACCCGCAGGCCGAAGCGCCGCACCCGGCCAACGCGAGCAAGGACAAGCCGCTCAGCCCTCCCGGCCGCGGCCTGCTCGGTCTCCTCCTCGCGAAGTACGCGCCTCCAGGCACGCCGGTTCCTGAGACCTACGGCGAGGCTTACGAGCGCCTCGAGGAGCACGGCAGCGGGCTCTTCGGGGCCTAG
- a CDS encoding cysteine desulfurase family protein, which translates to MAVYLDHAATTPMLPVAIAAYTQAMSVVGNPASIHSVGQNAKRMLEEAREQVAATLGCEAIEVVLTGGGTEAVNLGIKGLFWARPGRRILVAGGEHHATIDTVEWLAAHEGAVIEWLPLDEFGRLRMPELERALADDPGDIALVTVLMANNEVGTVQPITEISAAAARAGVPLHVDAIAAYGQLPIDFAAIRADSGSVGGSGLVALSVSAHKIGGPVGIGALVLSRSAKIEALIHGGGQQRQVRSGTQDVAAAVSFAAAAGAVQAALPEETARMAVLRDRLIAGTIAAVPEAVLNGAPPADDDRLPGNAHFSFAGCEGDSLLFLLDMAGVAVSTGSACQAGIPEPSHVLVAMGRSVDEARGALRVTLGHGSTDADVDAFLAALPGAYAQAVSAGHADRATSFDR; encoded by the coding sequence ATGGCTGTGTACCTGGATCACGCGGCGACGACACCGATGCTGCCTGTCGCCATTGCGGCGTACACGCAGGCGATGAGCGTCGTGGGCAATCCGGCGTCGATCCATTCCGTCGGTCAGAACGCCAAGCGGATGCTGGAGGAGGCACGGGAGCAGGTCGCGGCGACCCTCGGCTGCGAGGCCATCGAGGTCGTCCTCACCGGTGGGGGCACCGAAGCGGTCAATCTCGGTATCAAGGGTCTCTTCTGGGCGCGCCCCGGGCGCCGCATCCTCGTCGCGGGCGGCGAGCACCACGCCACGATCGACACCGTCGAGTGGCTTGCGGCCCACGAGGGCGCCGTGATCGAGTGGCTGCCGCTTGACGAGTTCGGCCGACTCCGGATGCCGGAGCTGGAACGGGCGCTCGCCGACGACCCAGGCGATATCGCCCTCGTCACGGTGCTGATGGCCAACAATGAGGTCGGGACCGTGCAGCCGATCACCGAGATCTCGGCCGCCGCCGCCCGCGCCGGCGTCCCGCTGCACGTTGACGCCATCGCCGCATACGGGCAGCTGCCGATCGACTTCGCCGCGATCCGCGCGGACTCCGGCTCCGTCGGAGGATCCGGGCTCGTCGCGCTCAGCGTGTCCGCCCACAAGATCGGCGGGCCCGTCGGCATCGGCGCCCTCGTGCTCAGCCGCAGCGCGAAGATCGAGGCACTGATCCACGGCGGCGGGCAACAGCGCCAGGTGCGCTCCGGCACCCAGGATGTCGCGGCCGCCGTGTCTTTCGCCGCTGCGGCGGGCGCGGTGCAGGCGGCGCTGCCGGAGGAGACGGCGCGCATGGCCGTGCTCCGCGACCGCCTGATCGCGGGCACGATCGCCGCCGTTCCTGAGGCCGTGCTGAACGGCGCGCCGCCGGCAGACGATGATCGCCTGCCAGGCAACGCCCACTTCAGCTTCGCCGGATGCGAGGGCGACTCGTTGCTGTTCCTGCTCGACATGGCCGGCGTCGCCGTGTCGACCGGATCGGCCTGCCAGGCCGGCATCCCCGAGCCATCGCACGTGTTGGTCGCCATGGGGCGCAGCGTCGACGAGGCAAGGGGCGCCCTGCGCGTGACCCTCGGGCACGGCTCGACGGATGCCGACGTCGACGCCTTCCTCGCCGCGCTCCCCGGCGCGTACGCCCAGGCCGTGAGTGCCGGCCACGCCGACCGCGCGACGAGCTTCGACCGCTGA